One Lachancea thermotolerans CBS 6340 chromosome F complete sequence DNA window includes the following coding sequences:
- the PFD1 gene encoding prefolding complex chaperone subunit (highly similar to uniprot|P46988 Saccharomyces cerevisiae YJL179W PFD1 Subunit of heterohexameric prefoldin which binds cytosolic chaperonin and transfers target proteins to it involved in the biogenesis of actin and of alpha- and gamma-tubulin) has translation MNVNYDIQHWLDNTIKRSSAPRAPRMSQNIVQEMAAALRSSKAQLEVVNMQLAQLDRQKKLAQLTTKELESYPVKKVWRSCGKAFVLQDRTKYTADLESDEKLVEEQAKALKIKQNYLQTTVENTVESMRRVIQQT, from the coding sequence ATGAATGTCAATTATGACATTCAACATTGGTTAGACAACACGATCAAGAGAAGCTCAGCCCCTCGAGCACCCAGGATGTCCCAAAACATTGTACAAGAGATGGCAGCTGCCTTGCGCTCCAGCAAAGCGCAATTGGAAGTTGTGAACATGCAATTAGCCCAGCTGGACaggcaaaagaagcttgcaCAACTCACCACTAAAGAACTAGAATCATACCCCGTTAAGAAAGTATGGAGGTCATGCGGGAAGGCATTTGTTCTACAGGATAGAACAAAGTATACCGCAGATCTAGAGAGTGATGAGAAGTTGGTGGAAGAACAGGCGAAGGCGCTCAAAATCAAACAGAACTACCTTCAAACCACGGTTGAAAACACGGTAGAGAGCATGAGGAGAGTGATTCAGCAAACGTAA
- a CDS encoding 60S ribosomal protein uL22 (highly similar to uniprot|P46990 Saccharomyces cerevisiae YJL177W) → MARYGATSTNPAKSAAARGSYLRVSFKNTRETAQAINGWGLERAQKYLDQVLDHQRAIPFRRFNSSIGRTGQGKEFGVTKARWPAKSVKFVQDLLQNAAANAEAKGLDSTKLFVSHIQVNKAPKQRRRTFRAHGRINKYESSPSHIELVLTEKEEAVEKAEEKKVVRLSSRQRGRLAAQKRITA, encoded by the exons ATGGCTAGATACGGTGCTACCTCTACTAACCCAGCTAAGTCTGCTGCTGCCCGTGGTTCCTACTTGCgtgtttctttcaagaacaccAGGGAGACCGCCCAGGCCATTAACGGCTGGGGTTTGGAAAGAGCCCAGAAGTACTTGGACCAGGTCTTGGACCACCAGAGAGCCATTCCATTCAGAAGATTCAACTCTTCCATCGGTAGAACCGGTCAGGGTAAGGAGTTCGGCGTGACCAAGGCCAGATGGCCAGCTAAGTCCGTCAAGTTCGTCCAGGACTTGTTGCAGAACGCCGCTGCCAACGCTGAG GCTAAGGGTTTGGACTCCACCAAGTTGTTCGTCTCTCACATCCAGGTTAACAAGGCTCCAAAgcagagaagaagaaccttCAGAGCTCACGGTAGAATCAACAAGTACGAGTCTAGTCCTTCCCACATCGAGTTGGTCTTGACCGAGAAGGAGGAAGCCGTTGAGAAGGCCGAGGAGAAGAAGGTTGTCAGATTGTCCTCCAGACAGAGAGGTAGATTGGCTGCTCAAAAGCGTATCACCGCTTAA
- the MNN11 gene encoding alpha-1,6-mannosyltransferase (similar to uniprot|P46985 Saccharomyces cerevisiae YJL183W MNN11 Subunit of a Golgi mannosyltransferase complex that also contains Anp1p Mnn9p Mnn10p and Hoc1p and mediates elongation of the polysaccharide mannan backbone has homology to Mnn10p), with translation MALKPKLKPMSTSNSLQKRSMQFKNVFVDSKKRRKQAFTLSVFVGIALVLYLVSGLFGRGRPTVNKYPPVHGHYINEIATTKPLIFPAVENAAQLKEMNMRSLHILRIDMDGNKKYVLKETDQPITEKERKQMTDPHEIIKRDYLDHGKLVFRKGTDSPEVVIVTLVDFDNYDPQTLIKVVQNRVNYAQRHRYGVYVRWAQEFIPLLEKQNLKESYEYLKPMIMRAAFHAFPRAKYFWFLDQDALIMRMDLSLQNHLLDPKILQLAILKNVPVVKDSNIKTYNHFLPGNAEIIFPQTNGGYLDSSSFIAASGMYSKAMFDYLSDPLVRDFPWQNFAHCVSHALQWHPSILAKTALIVPKTIASVYDPAKKADEKPGVDAFHYTAGDLVASFYGCKDRGSCIKDIDTFYDKVQTS, from the coding sequence ATGGCTTTGAAACCCAAGCTGAAGCCCATGTCTACTTCCAACTCGCTGCAAAAGCGAAGCATGCAGTTTAAGAATGTTTTTGTGGATTCCAAGAAACGGCGGAAGCAGGCATTCACGCTGTCAGTGTTCGTTGGTATCGCACTAGTCCTATACTTAGTGAGTGGCCTGTTCGGCCGCGGAAGGCCTACCGTCAACAAGTACCCACCTGTCCATGGCCACTACATAAACGAAATCGCCACGACAAAGCCTCTGATCTTTCCGGCTGTGGAAAACGCAGCGCAGCTCAAGGAAATGAACATGAGAAGCCTGCACATTTTGCGGATTGACATGGACGGCAATAAGAAATACGTTTTGAAGGAGACCGATCAGCCAATCACGGAGAAAGAACGCAAGCAGATGACCGACCCACACGAGATTATCAAAAGGGACTACCTGGACCACGgcaagcttgttttccGTAAAGGAACAGACAGCCCGGAAGTGGTGATTGTCACTCTGGTCGACTTCGATAACTACGACCCACAGACCCTAATCAAGGTGGTGCAGAACAGGGTCAACTACGCTCAGAGGCACCGCTACGGCGTGTACGTCAGATGGGCGCAGGAGTTTATACCACTGCTAGAAAAGCAGAACCTAAAGGAGTCCTACGAGTACCTGAAGCCCATGATCATGAGGGCTGCCTTTCATGCATTCCCTAGAGCCAAGTACTTTTGGTTCTTGGACCAAGACGCCCTCATCATGCGTATGGACCTGTCCTTGCAGAACCACCTCCTCGACCCCAAGATCCTGCAGCTCgccattttgaagaacgTGCCCGTTGTCAAGGACTCAAACATCAAGACCTACAACCACTTCTTGCCGGGGAACGCCGAAATCATATTCCCACAGACCAACGGGGGGTACTTGGACTCCTCCTCGTTCATAGCGGCCTCCGGCATGTACAGCAAGGCTATGTTTGACTACCTGAGCGATCCGCTGGTTCGCGATTTCCCATGGCAGAACTTTGCTCACTGTGTGTCACACGCGCTGCAGTGGCACCCAAGCATCCTCGCGAAAACAGCGCTGATTGTGCCCAAAACCATTGCTAGCGTATACGATCCAGCGAAAAAGGCTGACGAGAAGCCTGGCGTCGACGCTTTCCACTACACCGCCGGTGACCTTGTTGCTTCTTTCTACGGCTGCAAAGACAGAGGTTCATGCATCAAAGACATCGATACTTTCTACGACAAGGTACAAACATCATAG
- the FEN2 gene encoding Fen2p (similar to uniprot|P25621 Saccharomyces cerevisiae YCR028C FEN2 Plasma membrane H -pantothenate symporter confers sensitivity to the antifungal agent fenpropimorph) translates to MKQSLQDGHEDQEELSSRHSMAPVNERRLLFKIDVFVLSFVCLQYWINYVDRVGFANAYVSGMKGDLELEGDQFNLINTCFTVGYILGMIPNNLILLMVQPRIWLSFCTLAWGVLTLSMYKVTSFQQCCAIRFFQAVFESCTFSGTHLILGSWYKEKELTIRTAIFTSSGLIGSIFSGFMQVAIHKSLDGRRGLSGWRWLFIIDFLITIPVAIYGFVFFPTTPDHMNRTRRGLRLFSEEELQFARRRLPARNESTRLDWSVFKRVLGRWHWWLFSFVWILGGENISLASNSTFALWLQAQNYSLSQKNHYPMGIFAVGVVATCGAAVYLDKVRRSKHWHVAVFIGVIMCVVAVMIRARPTHPAVLFTAQYIGGVCYAGQAVFFAWANIVCRDDLQERAVVLASMNMFSGAVNAWWSLVFYAATMAPRYERGCYALIATSIASGLVSVLIRWLQVRETKQKLDHISENLNYAGANAVPEVIEPDSIELKELEEERV, encoded by the coding sequence ATGAAGCAGTCACTACAAGACGGACACGAGGATCAGGAGGAGCTCTCGTCTCGTCATTCCATGGCTCCCGTTAACGAGAGACGacttttgttcaaaatagaCGTCTTTGTTTTGTCGTTTGTGTGTTTGCAGTACTGGATCAACTATGTCGACCGTGTAGGGTTTGCAAATGCTTACGTCTCTGGCATGAAAGGGGACTTGGAACTCGAGGGGGACCAATTTAATCTCATCAACACTTGCTTCACTGTTGGGTATATTTTGGGTATGATCCCCAACAATCTCATCTTGTTAATGGTACAGCCGCGAATTTGGCTGAGTTTCTGCACCCTTGCTTGGGGCGTGCTTACGCTCTCAATGTACAAGGTTACGTCCTTTCAGCAATGCTGCGCTATTCGCTTTTTCCAGGCGGTGTTCGAGAGTTGCACTTTCTCAGGAACACATTTGATTCTGGGGTCATGGTacaaggagaaggagcttACGATAAGAACCGCTATTTTCACCAGTAGTGGTCTGATTGGCTCAATTTTTAGTGGCTTTATGCAAGTCGCTATCCACAAGTCGCTTGATGGTCGCCGGGGACTATCTGGATGGAGATGGCTTTTTATCATCGACTTCTTGATCACTATACCAGTGGCAATCTACGGGTTCGTATTCTTCCCCACCACACCAGACCATATGAACCGCACTCGCCGCGGCTTGCGCTTGTTCTCCGAAGAGGAGCTTCAATTCGCGAGGAGGCGGCTGCCGGCTCGTAACGAAAGCACGCGCTTGGACTGGTCAGTCTTCAAAAGAGTGCTTGGAAGGTGGCATTGGTGGCTATTTAGCTTTGTGTGGATACTCGGCGGTGAGAACATATCGCTGGCATCCAACTCGACATTTGCGCTGTGGCTTCAGGCCCAGAACTATTCGCTCTCCCAGAAGAACCACTACCCAATGGGCATCTTCGCCGTGGGCGTTGTTGCAACTTGTGGAGCGGCAGTATATCTTGACAAGGTGCGGCGCAGCAAACACTGGCATGTCGCTGTCTTTATCGGGGTGATAATGTGTGTCGTTGCAGTGATGATCCGTGCCAGGCCCACGCATCCAGCAGTCCTTTTTACTGCACAGTACATTGGAGGAGTGTGCTACGCCGGACAGGCCGTGTTCTTCGCCTGGGCTAACATAGTGTGTCGCGATGATCTACAGGAAAGAGCAGTGGTTCTAGCCTCGATGAACATGTTCTCGGGAGCTGTCAATGCGTGGTGGTCACTTGTGTTCTACGCTGCGACGATGGCCCCGCGGTACGAAAGAGGCTGTTACGCCTTGATAGCTACTTCCATCGCTAGTGGACTTGTTTCGGTGCTCATCCGTTGGCTACAAGTTCGCGAGACAAAGCAAAAACTCGACCACATTTCCGAAAACTTGAACTACGCAGGAGCAAATGCGGTCCCAGAGGTCATCGAGCCTGATTCCATcgagctcaaagagctggaagaagAGCGCGTTTGA
- the ATP12 gene encoding ATP synthase complex assembly protein ATP12 (similar to uniprot|P22135 Saccharomyces cerevisiae YJL180C ATP12 Molecular chaperone required for the assembly of alpha and beta subunits into the F1 sector of mitochondrial F1F0 ATP synthase) has protein sequence MLRHATFRSLRSAHLCSVRAYARATSLGIDSSVENNLQTETNRASKTLQKFWNDVSVKECDTHLTVMLDNKPLRTPLGNALSVSKDRKLLALLLQNEWSSMSSLAIKPHSLPITSIVSRCIDLEYTAKPGSDPELVAKIGGDRSVISESLLRYLDTDTLMCLSPRAEYEGALRAAQDELYLPVISQVEKFLSRFAQDPVKLQILDADVHGLKGNLQDKNTKEAALAYLNSLSMWDFAVFEKAVLTTKSFLCGLLLLHNKSQNPSSDMKVTMEKIAQFATLETIYQVERWGEVEDTHDVDKRDVRRNINAASIVAFKE, from the coding sequence ATGTTGAGACACGCCACATTCCGGTCGCTCAGGTCTGCGCACCTTTGTTCCGTAAGGGCATACGCTAGAGCCACATCCCTTGGAATCGATTCctctgttgaaaacaaccTACAGACCGAGACCAACAGAGCGTCTAAAACCTTACAAAAATTCTGGAATGATGTTTCGGTCAAAGAATGCGACACTCATCTTACTGTGATGTTGGATAACAAGCCTCTCAGAACCCCCTTGGGTAACGCGCTAAGTGTCTCCAAGGACcgcaagcttcttgctttACTTTTGCAAAATGAATGGTCCAGCATGTCCAGCCTCGCAATCAAGCCACACTCACTGCCCATCACCTCCATTGTATCTCGATGCATAGACTTGGAGTACACCGCGAAGCCAGGCTCAGATCCAGAACTAGTTGCCAAAATTGGCGGCGATCGCTCAGTAATCTCAGAATCCTTATTGCGTTACCTCGATACAGATACTCTCATGTGTCTTTCACCACGCGCAGAATATGAAGGAGCTTTGAGAGCTGCACAAGATGAACTTTATCTTCCTGTGATCAGTCAAGTGGAGAAATTTCTATCGCGTTTCGCTCAGGATCCAGTGAAACTACAAATCCTGGACGCAGACGTTCATGGGCTCAAAGGCAACCTTCAAGATAAAAACACTAAAGAGGCAGCTCTCGCTTACCTGAATTCTCTATCAATGTGGGACTTTgctgttttcgaaaagGCTGTACTCACCACTAAATCTTTTCTCTGTGGCCTTCTATTGCTGCACAACAAGTCACAAAACCCATCTAGTGACATGAAAGTCACCATGGAAAAGATTGCCCAGTTTGCGACTTTGGAGACTATATACCAAGTTGAGCGCTGGGGAGAGGTCGAGGATACTCACGATGTGGACAAGCGCGATGTGAGGAGAAACATAAATGCTGCCTCCATCGTGGCCTTCAAGGAATAA
- the ATG27 gene encoding Atg27p (weakly similar to uniprot|P46989 Saccharomyces cerevisiae YJL178C ATG27 Type II membrane protein that binds phosphatidylinositol 3-phosphate required for the cytoplasm-to-vacuole targeting (Cvt) pathway), with amino-acid sequence MKLSRQAFAAALFAQLALGFKCSQHDILKKYNVDKNDITHTSSRETPPSTTEEQWWINICQENTSPAPENCQKNDLLCGKTVVTLPDDRNNKLLTQLIDFTESVSQSASVNDKNELVVDLKNAKWGPNSIDAELTFVCTSPNDASSVSSVTWQDQRVLIAIKGSAGCLKGEKDGGNGDDNGHDGGDNGNDDDGNRKDGDGGDRKPHKRGSSLGSWFVWLVTYALLFALIYLLATSYMSTRGGNFREFREEFVERSTGLAASLPQFAKEVVSRVIGRGSSSQRGGYSAV; translated from the coding sequence ATGAAACTCTCGCGCCAGGCATTCGCTGCAGCACTATTTGCGCAACTCGCGCTTGGCTTCAAGTGCTCCCAACAcgacattttgaagaagtacaACGTCGATAAGAACGACATAACACATACGAGCTCCAGGGAAACGCCCCCTAGCACTACGGAGGAGCAGTGGTGGATCAATATATGCCAGGAGAACACCAGTCCTGCACCCGAAAACTGTCAGAAAAATGACTTGCTATGTGGCAAAACCGTGGTGACGCTGCCCGACGATCGTAACAATAAACTGCTCACTCAACTGATCGACTTCACCGAGTCTGTATCCCAGAGCGCCAGCGTCAACGATAAAAACGAGTTGGTGGTAGACCTCAAAAACGCCAAGTGGGGGCCAAACTCTATCGACGCGGAGCTCACGTTTGTGTGTACCTCGCCAAACGACGCCAGCAGCGTCAGTTCCGTCACCTGGCAGGACCAGCGCGTTCTGATCGCCATAAAGGGCTCTGCGGGGTGCCTGAAGGGCGAGAAGGATGGCGGAAATGGCGACGACAATGGCCATGACGGTGGCGACAATGgcaacgacgacgatggCAACAGAAAGGATGGTGACGGAGGCGACCGCAAGCCACACAAGCGCGGCTCGAGCCTCGGATCGTGGTTTGTGTGGCTCGTTACATATGCGTTGCTATTCGCGCTCATCTACCTGCTCGCGACCTCCTACATGAGCACTCGCGGTGGTAATTTCCGGGAGTTCCGCGAGGAATTCGTCGAACGCTCGACAGGCCTGGCTGCATCGCTGCCTCAGTTCGCTAAAGAGGTAGTGAGCAGGGTTATCGGCCGTGGGTCTTCGTCTCAAAGAGGAGGCTACAGCGCTGTGTAG